One genomic window of Paramormyrops kingsleyae isolate MSU_618 chromosome 22, PKINGS_0.4, whole genome shotgun sequence includes the following:
- the LOC111856055 gene encoding uncharacterized protein: MAGAETCFQKERQDSRVTPLQTRGEAQQGELEMEASPVKVQSEPVCQASCDQVNPQPETTIFSLSQSESVWTAEKSHSTCEIYRHSILLMSVGGSVLFCGSVISALYFGVRTQQVASIMGPVLVSVGLMVLVVGLVLVPIIKQDQKPPPPVKRKQSYPRQPIFNL, translated from the exons ATGGCTGGAGCTGAGACCTGCTTCCAAAAAGAGAGGCAAGATAGCAGAGTCACTCCCCTGCAGACACGCGGAGAAGCTCAG cagggggagctagAGATGGAAGCCAGTCCAGTAAAAGTTCAGAGTGAGCCAGTCTGCCAGGCCTCCTGTGACCAAGTGAATCCGCAGCCTGAGACCACTATCTTCAGTCTGTCACAGAGTGAGTCGGTGTGGACGGCAGAGAAGTCACATAGCACCTGTGAGATTTACCGTCACTCCATCCTGTTAATGTCTGTGGGGGGTTCCGTGCTTTTTTGTGGTTCTGTGATCAGCGCCCTCTACTTTGGCGTTCGCACCCAACAAGTGGCCAGCATCATGGGCCCTGTGTTGGTCTCCGTGGGGCTCATGGTGCTGGTAGTGGGTCTGGTCCTGGTGCCCATAATAAAGCAGGACCAAAAACCCCCCCCGCCCGTGAAGAGAAAACAAAGCTACCCAAGACAACCCATCTTTAACCTCTGA